A region from the Lytechinus variegatus isolate NC3 chromosome 6, Lvar_3.0, whole genome shotgun sequence genome encodes:
- the LOC121417017 gene encoding glycine N-methyltransferase-like, with protein MSQSIKVINSCDDEKVVLRLGVLTERSIGFKQWLLHHLRSRNCSRVLDVACGTGGDSLFLLKHGFQVVSSDSADAMLRQARHARKSYESQQQHGTWDIEKANWLTLRADLGDYGEFDAVLCMGNSLLCLTDPTPNFGLYRRCLENFKSMLKPGGVLLLDHRNIDVIMDRGDPINKNVYFKEDNIKRISSAIVHSHGQADVVNFTFDMRVNSHTDEDGDKITNDLDITPGNNNEVEIEKVSVPLQAIRAQQLSTLLAEVFGENCERALYGDFKSAFTMSDTAYFQHVITKKK; from the exons ATGTCTCAGTCGATCAAAGTTATCAACTCTTGTGACGATGAGAAGGTCGTTCTGAGATTGGGAGTGTTGACTGAGAGGTCGATTGGATTCAAGCAATGGCTGCTTCATCATCTTCGTTCTCGTAACTGTAGTCGGGTGCTGGACGTAGCGTGTGGAACAGG AGGGgattctctttttcttctgaaGCACGGTTTCCAAGTCGTCAGCTCAGACAGCGCAGATGCGATGCTACGCCAGGCAAGGCATGCCAGGAAGTCATATGAGAGTCAACAGCAACATGGTACCTGGG ATATCGAGAAGGCCAATTGGTTGACGTTGAGGGCGGACCTTGGTGACTATGGTGAATTCGATGCCGTTCTCTGCATGGGAAACTCGCTGCTATGTCTTACCGATCCGACACCAAACTTCGGTCTCTACCGACGCTGCCTTGAGAATTTCAAATCGATGCTCAAACCGGGAGGTGTCCTCTTATTGGACCATCGGAATATTGACGTCATCATGGACCGCGGCGATCCTATCAACAAGAACGTTTACTTCAAG GAAGACAACATTAAGAGAATTTCTTCAGCGATTGTCCACTCCCATGGTCAAGCAGACGTGGTCAATTTTACATTCGATATGCGTGTTAATAGTCACACTGATGAAGACGGAGACAAGATCACAAATGACCTCGATATAACTCCAGGAAATAACAACGAGGTAGAAATTGAAAA AGTTTCTGTGCCACTACAAGCAATTCGTGCTCAGCAACTCTCTACCTTGCTTGCTGAAGTATTTGGAGAGAATTGCGAGCGGGCCCTCTACGGTGATTTCAAGTCAGCTTTCACAATGTCCGACACGGCATATTTCCAACATgtaattacaaaaaagaagtga